Genomic window (Candidatus Nitrosocosmicus franklandus):
GTATTTTAGGAACCATGTTTTTGCTGAAACCTACCCATCAAAATTTGGTAAAGGGCATAATAATAAACAAGTTTCGTGGGGACAATAAGATATTATGGCCAGCTATAAGAAAAATAGAATACAAAGTTAAAAAACCCGTATTGGGCATTATTCCTAAAATTAATCATAATATTCCTGAAGAGGACTCTCTAGATAGCAGCAGCAGCAATAAATGCGCGCAGGATAAGAAAAGTCGACAACTCGCCTTTGGCTTAAAGAGAAACACAAATCGAAATATTACTACAGGACATAATATAGATCGGTTTTCTTTCGATCAGGCTTCAGCAGAATTGGAAATTGATAGATTTTCGAACCTGGTAGAAAGTTCAATTAATTTTAGATACATAATGGAAAAAATCATCCAATGAAAAGGGACACTATACGACATGACAATTGAGTTAATTGATGAGATCATACTCACCTTGTTAATTGCATTTTTAATAGATGGTTTTATAGGCGAACCGCCAAATAAAATACATCCTGTCGTCCAAATAGGCAAGATTATAGACACGGTTACAAAATTTACAAAAAACATTTCTCACAAAAAGGGAGAAAATTTTGAAAAATTTATGGGTTCGATACTAGCGATAGGACTACCCAGCATGGTGGGTTTAATAGTTTATTTGATTAGTGTACAATCATTCCATATTTTAGGTACAGTCATATTCATCATACTCTCTTCTATAATATTGAAGGCCTCATTTTCAATAAGGGCTATGGATATTCACATCAATGACGTTATCACTGAACTAGATAACCATAATTTAGATATGGCTAGAAAAAAATTGGCAAAAATTGTTAGCCGAGAAACTAGTACCCTATCAGAATCAAAAATACTCTCAGCGTGTATAGAATGTGTTGCAGAAAGCTTCGTGGATGGCGTACTTTCTCCATTGTTCTATTACGGATTCTTGAACACTGCTGGAGCAATGGCCTATAGAACCTCAAATACACTTGATTCTATGATTGCATACAAAGAGGAATATTACATGCATTATGGATGGATGGCAGCCAAATTAGATACTATAATGAATTTTGTTCCAGCAAGAATTTCTCCAGCGTTCTTAATTCCTGCCATTATAATCTGTAGAAAAGATTGGAAGAATGCAGTAATGATTTTGAAAAGAGACAGAAACAAGGTTGAAAGTTTCAATGCAGGTATTCCTATGGCCATAATGGCAGGTGGATTGAATATCCAATTAGAAAAAACTAATCATTACAAACTAGGGGACATGAACGAAGAACTCTCTATCCAAAGATGCAAGATATCTTTGAAAATCACAAAAATTGCGGCTGCTATATGTGTAATAGGCTTTGTGATTCCTATTACAGTAATCCTTAATTATCTAGGATGGTGGAATGTATTTTTTGGTTTTTAGAAACCTCTTAGGTATAATTGCATTTTTAACTATATTACCTGTATGGCGATCATCCCAGCATTTTGAAGTAGAAAACATTTCAAAAAATATGTTTTTGTTCCCATTAGTAGGATTAGTTATTGGATTTTTAACCATACCGATCGTATTAGCTTCGATATATTTTTTCAATCAGTATATTGCAGCATTTATAATCACCATTTTCCTGACGATATTGACAGGAATACATCATACCGATGCGCTTGGGGATTTTGCTGATGGAATAATGGCCAAAGGAAGCAAGGAAAAAAAGTACAAAGTAATGCACGATCCTACAATAGGCTCAGCTGGTGCAGTTGCAATAGCGACCTATATGCTTGGAATGACTTTGGCCATTTCTTCAATTTCAGGTATTGATAGATTACTGATAGCGATAATAGTCTCAGAGATAGTTGCGAAATATGTTATGGTATTACAAGCTTTTTCTAGCGACTCTGCATGGGAGGGATATAGCTCTCAATTTACAAAGAAAATGAAATCGAAAAAAAAGATAATTGTAGCTACAGGTATTACGATTTTTCTTGTTCTAGTCATCTCGCATTCATACATCAGTATGGGAATTCAAATGCTAGTACTTGGTATAATTTGTTGTTTTATTATCATCTATATCTCAAATAGGAACTTTGGAGGAACCTCAGGAGATGTTATGGGGGCTACAAATGAAATTGTAAGATTGGTCTCATTGATTTCTGTATCTTAGTTCTTTATTGTATCATCAATAATGTGACATGAACCACAACGGCAGTACGCTTTAAAAATTGTTAAGGAGTTTCTTTCTAGATATAATTTCTTGTTAAATGTTTATTCAAGATATAGCATTATCCCTTAATGCAAAGTTGATAGATAAGAAATGTAATTCATTATCAAAAAGTAATAAACTTAATATTAATAATGCAATCATTCACTAGAAAACAGTCAAAAATATGGAGTTTGCTAGGTAGAAGGCACGGGAGAAAGTTGGTAGTAAATTATAAGAATGTTTGTGTCCTCATGTGCGGAGGCAAAGGTAGTCGAATAAATACTTCTTCCAATACCTTGGGAAAAAAGATAGAAAAACCCCTCATACCAATAAATAACAAGCCACTAATTGAGTATACCATAGATGCAATATTAAACTCAAAGAAACCGTTTAAAATTTTTGCTGCTGTAAGTAGTAACACAAAAGAAACTGAAGATTTTATCAAATACAATTATTCTGATAGAATAACGGTTTTAAGAACACAAGGTAAAGGTTATTCAAAAGATTTTGCCAATTTAATACATTATTTTATAAATAAATCCTACACAAAAGAACAAGAAAAACGTTATACTCGAAATGATAATATTTTAAAAAGAATCAAGACTCAAGATGGAATTTTTGAGTGTTCAAAGATATTGTTTTTGCCAATTGACTTGCCTCTGATTTCTACAAAAACTGTTGAAAATATCGCGGAATTAAAACAGCAAACGCCATTAATTTCGTTAGTCATAGATAAAAACATAATTATAGAATATGGGCTTCTTCCTACACCTTATGCTGTAAGTATAGACAATAAGGACTATTGCCATACAGGAATAGCAGTAGCAAGTCTAGCACTCTTTAGTAGCAAAGTTACAAAAATTACGAGTTCTAAAATAGAAGAGGAATCCATCATTTTTAATGATCCTGAACTTGCTTTTAATGTCAACACTATTGATGACCTCTCTAAAGTCAAAGAGTATTTTTCTAGAAACTATGAATTGAAAAAACCAGAAACAGATTAATCTAATGTTTCTAGTATCTTGCCAATTATTTTTGCTTGCCCACCAGTATTTATAAGGAGTTCTGAATTGCATGATGGACATAAAATTGTCTTTGTACTATAAGTATACAACACTTTAACGTTCTTGCAAGATTCACATTCAACTTTTACAAAGTTACTACGGGGTTTTGGAATCATTATATTATGTTTTTTCATCTTAAATCACCACTAGATTCGTTCCATTTATTTTCGTTAAGCTTGAATTTCTAATTTTCTAATACGCATTCCTTGTTTCATCGTCTTTCTTTGACATGCTTTACATGTGTATCTTAGAGTTACCTTTTTGGTAGTCTTAGCAGTCCTTTTTAATTCTGGAAATTTTTGACCACCATATCCCTTTTTATCCTCAGCGTGACGTCTGGCACCTTGAGCACCTTTTCTATCTTTGCCCTTCTTATATGTGGAAACAGCTTGAATTGTATGAGTCTTACATTTTGGGCAAAATTTGCGCAGCTCCTTCTGCATCTTCATACACAAAATTTGCTATTTAGGGTAATTTAAATTAAATATATTAATTTGCTGAAATTGACAAAAGTTTTGTGGTAAAAAAAATGTGAAATTACCTGTTCAAGATAATAAAATATTAGATGGTGAGTTGTATTTATTGTATAATCTCTTAATAAGGATAGAAATAATTCAATACAAAGCTTATATAGATGCATGGTCTATTACCCCCTAATGATGTCGTTCTTACAAATTGTATTAGAACCTGAAGCTTTTGGGGTATGGATACCGTTAGCAGTTGGTTTAGGAATTGGTCTA
Coding sequences:
- the cobS gene encoding adenosylcobinamide-GDP ribazoletransferase codes for the protein MVFRNLLGIIAFLTILPVWRSSQHFEVENISKNMFLFPLVGLVIGFLTIPIVLASIYFFNQYIAAFIITIFLTILTGIHHTDALGDFADGIMAKGSKEKKYKVMHDPTIGSAGAVAIATYMLGMTLAISSISGIDRLLIAIIVSEIVAKYVMVLQAFSSDSAWEGYSSQFTKKMKSKKKIIVATGITIFLVLVISHSYISMGIQMLVLGIICCFIIIYISNRNFGGTSGDVMGATNEIVRLVSLISVS
- a CDS encoding 50S ribosomal protein L44e; translation: MKMQKELRKFCPKCKTHTIQAVSTYKKGKDRKGAQGARRHAEDKKGYGGQKFPELKRTAKTTKKVTLRYTCKACQRKTMKQGMRIRKLEIQA
- a CDS encoding cobalamin biosynthesis protein, with product MTIELIDEIILTLLIAFLIDGFIGEPPNKIHPVVQIGKIIDTVTKFTKNISHKKGENFEKFMGSILAIGLPSMVGLIVYLISVQSFHILGTVIFIILSSIILKASFSIRAMDIHINDVITELDNHNLDMARKKLAKIVSRETSTLSESKILSACIECVAESFVDGVLSPLFYYGFLNTAGAMAYRTSNTLDSMIAYKEEYYMHYGWMAAKLDTIMNFVPARISPAFLIPAIIICRKDWKNAVMILKRDRNKVESFNAGIPMAIMAGGLNIQLEKTNHYKLGDMNEELSIQRCKISLKITKIAAAICVIGFVIPITVILNYLGWWNVFFGF
- a CDS encoding NTP transferase domain-containing protein — protein: MVVNYKNVCVLMCGGKGSRINTSSNTLGKKIEKPLIPINNKPLIEYTIDAILNSKKPFKIFAAVSSNTKETEDFIKYNYSDRITVLRTQGKGYSKDFANLIHYFINKSYTKEQEKRYTRNDNILKRIKTQDGIFECSKILFLPIDLPLISTKTVENIAELKQQTPLISLVIDKNIIIEYGLLPTPYAVSIDNKDYCHTGIAVASLALFSSKVTKITSSKIEEESIIFNDPELAFNVNTIDDLSKVKEYFSRNYELKKPETD
- a CDS encoding 30S ribosomal protein S27e; amino-acid sequence: MKKHNIMIPKPRSNFVKVECESCKNVKVLYTYSTKTILCPSCNSELLINTGGQAKIIGKILETLD